The Myxococcus fulvus genome has a window encoding:
- a CDS encoding AAA family ATPase: MSTPETAKVRGFDSVADAEKQLEQVGYLPSPEIATAAFLADRMDKPILVEGPAGVGKTELARAMAAALGRELIRLQCYEGLDEAKALYEWEYAKQLLYTQLLKDKIGEMVDGTQSLAEAADRLASGDAVFFSERFLLPRPILRAQLSERPALLLVDEIDKADPEFEAFLLEVLSDNAVTIPELGTFRAKHIPRVLLTSNAARELSDALKRRCLHLHIDFPDRERELRIVRSRLPQVPQVLAEQVVEAVAAIRALDLKKAPSISETLDWAQSLVLLNADQLTSDVVASTLNLVLKYEGDIEKARANLPQIAQA; this comes from the coding sequence GTGAGCACCCCAGAGACGGCCAAGGTCCGCGGCTTTGACAGCGTGGCGGACGCGGAGAAGCAGCTCGAGCAGGTGGGATACCTGCCCTCACCGGAGATCGCCACCGCGGCCTTCCTGGCGGACCGGATGGACAAGCCCATCCTGGTGGAGGGCCCCGCCGGCGTGGGCAAGACGGAGCTGGCGCGCGCCATGGCCGCCGCGCTGGGCCGCGAGCTCATCCGGCTCCAGTGCTACGAGGGGCTGGACGAGGCCAAGGCCCTCTACGAGTGGGAGTACGCCAAGCAGCTGCTCTACACCCAGCTGCTCAAGGACAAGATTGGGGAGATGGTGGACGGCACCCAGTCCCTGGCGGAGGCCGCCGACCGGCTGGCGTCCGGCGACGCGGTGTTCTTCTCCGAGCGCTTCCTCTTGCCCCGCCCCATCCTGCGCGCGCAGCTCTCCGAGCGCCCCGCCCTGCTGCTGGTGGACGAGATCGACAAGGCGGACCCGGAGTTCGAGGCCTTCCTGCTGGAGGTCCTCTCCGACAACGCCGTCACCATTCCGGAGCTGGGCACGTTCCGCGCGAAGCACATCCCCCGCGTGCTGCTCACGTCGAACGCCGCGCGCGAGCTGTCCGACGCGCTCAAGCGCCGCTGCCTGCACCTGCACATCGACTTCCCGGACCGCGAGCGCGAGCTGCGCATCGTCCGCTCCCGGCTGCCGCAGGTGCCGCAGGTGCTCGCCGAGCAGGTGGTGGAGGCCGTCGCCGCCATCCGCGCGCTGGACTTGAAGAAGGCGCCGTCCATCAGCGAGACGCTGGACTGGGCGCAGAGCCTGGTGCTGCTCAACGCGGACCAGCTCACCTCGGACGTGGTGGCCTCCACGCTCAACCTCGTCCTCAAGTACGAAGGCGACATCGAGAAGGCGCGCGCCAACCTGCCGCAGATTGCCCAGGCGTGA
- a CDS encoding patatin-like phospholipase family protein gives MLLKERFQINRPLEEQELTLVRACVDSPGLLDAREEAVLRTALSLAKLYKVQHGGLDVGVGAQLTPFREEVERRLGPVLNGTRPPTRDRLVPHVRDLREHAARARDGVLARLRGRVPPEALDRELRHKELVMVTGGGGGTAFVYLGVMSLLAEHALEPRLLAGASMGAVLALMRSRMARFDPTEMINIVRGLSFRKLFRFISTESRYGLPAALRLFLRAGLGRFFGAGPEGSGMRLKDLPVPTLIAVGGIRRGMLPRPLEYYERLLGTSPLGLLDPVGVARRIQASMGAMAELFTRPEITMRLHLGTDDASGEFDALDAAGFSSALPGVIHYDVLREDPRMHSLLDGLMAHHGIARFIDGGLVDNLPAKAAWKAVAKGRIGTRNTFILALDGFAPRLATPFWLPLQRLAAMTVAPNLPYAHHIKRFPRTLSPLDVVPSVELASKALHFGRKAMADDLPWLRRMLTPLPAVL, from the coding sequence GTGCTCCTGAAGGAACGCTTCCAGATCAACCGCCCGCTCGAGGAGCAGGAGCTGACGCTCGTGCGCGCGTGCGTGGACAGCCCCGGCCTGCTCGACGCGCGCGAGGAGGCCGTGCTGCGCACCGCGCTGTCGCTCGCGAAGCTCTACAAGGTCCAGCACGGCGGCCTCGACGTGGGCGTGGGCGCGCAGCTCACGCCCTTCCGTGAGGAGGTGGAGCGGCGGCTCGGCCCGGTGCTGAACGGAACCCGGCCTCCGACGCGGGACAGGCTGGTGCCGCACGTGCGGGACTTGCGCGAGCACGCGGCCCGCGCGCGCGACGGCGTGCTGGCGCGACTTCGCGGACGCGTGCCGCCCGAGGCGTTGGACCGGGAGCTGCGGCACAAGGAGCTCGTCATGGTGACGGGCGGCGGAGGCGGCACCGCCTTCGTCTACCTGGGCGTGATGAGCCTCCTGGCCGAGCACGCGCTGGAGCCCCGGCTGCTCGCGGGCGCGTCCATGGGCGCGGTGCTCGCGCTGATGCGCTCGCGCATGGCGCGCTTCGACCCCACGGAGATGATCAACATCGTCCGGGGCCTGTCCTTCCGGAAGCTCTTCCGCTTCATCTCCACGGAGAGCCGCTACGGCCTGCCCGCGGCGCTGCGGCTGTTCCTGCGCGCGGGCCTGGGCCGCTTCTTCGGCGCCGGTCCCGAGGGCAGCGGCATGCGGCTCAAGGACCTCCCCGTCCCCACGCTCATCGCCGTGGGCGGCATCCGCCGGGGCATGCTGCCCAGGCCGCTCGAGTATTACGAGCGCCTGCTCGGCACCAGCCCCCTGGGGCTGCTCGACCCCGTGGGGGTCGCGCGCCGCATCCAGGCCTCCATGGGCGCCATGGCGGAGCTCTTCACGCGCCCCGAAATCACGATGCGCCTGCACCTGGGCACCGACGACGCGAGCGGCGAGTTCGACGCGCTCGACGCCGCGGGCTTCTCCTCCGCCCTGCCCGGCGTCATCCACTACGACGTGCTGCGTGAGGACCCGCGCATGCACTCGCTGCTCGACGGGCTGATGGCGCACCACGGCATCGCGCGCTTCATCGACGGAGGCCTCGTCGACAACCTCCCCGCGAAGGCCGCCTGGAAGGCCGTGGCCAAGGGCCGCATCGGCACGCGCAACACCTTCATCCTCGCGCTGGACGGCTTCGCGCCCCGGCTCGCCACGCCCTTCTGGCTGCCGCTGCAGCGGCTCGCGGCGATGACGGTGGCACCCAACCTGCCCTACGCGCATCACATCAAGCGCTTCCCTCGCACGCTCTCACCGCTCGACGTCGTGCCCTCCGTGGAGCTCGCCTCCAAGGCCCTCCACTTCGGCCGCAAGGCCATGGCGGACGACCTGCCGTGGCTCCGACGCATGCTGACCCCCTTGCCCGCCGTGCTCTGA